TCCGAACGCGAGCCTGCGCAACTTTGACTATGTTGGCAGCTTCCTGGGCGTGGCGGGCCTGCTGCTGTTTGCCTTTGCTTGGAACCAGGCTGCGTTGGTCGGTTGGGAAACGCCATACACCTATGTCCTTTTGATTCTCGGCATCCTCGCACTGGCTGGCTTTGTCGTGTGGGAAAAGCGTGTCAAGGAGCCTGTACTGCCCCCCGATATGTGGACGCGTCCTGGGTTTGCGCCTGTCATTGTGACGCTCTTCTTTGGATGGATGTCGTTCGGCGTATTTTTATACTTTGCGCCCGAGTTTATCATGACCTTCCGCGACGTCACGCCGCTGAATACCGCTGGCGAGGCCGCTCCCCTGGTGATTGGAGGCCTGATCGCGACTATGACTGTCGCCGCAACAGTCGACCACGTCAAGGTACAGTACTTTTTTATTCTCTCTGGGTTTGCATTCATCTTTGGCAATGTCATGTTTGCCGCCATGCCGCCGCACCAGATCTACTGGGCGATGGCCTTTCCCGCCTTTGCCCTCACGTCGTTCGGCCCCGACTTAAGCTTCACGGCGGCGAGTATTACCATTTCCAACACTGTGATGCCCCACGAACAAGGCAAGGGCGGCAGTATGGTCAACACCATGGTGCTGTACAGTGCCGGCCTCGGTATGGGGATTGCAGGCACAATCGAGCGTTACGTCCTGGAACGCCACAATGACCAGCACCTCGCCTTCCGCAGTGCATTCATTTTCGCTTTGGGCATCGCGACCATCGCCCTCATCCTTGGCGTCACGATTCGCGACCGCCGCTTTCCTCCCAAAGACGCACCGGAGAAGTCGGCATCGTTTGAGCAACCATAGCTGAGATTATATACCCTATTTGGCAGATCCACTGGGACGCGGCAGTGGCATCACGGTCCAcgaccgcggcgccgcatcggGCACGCAGTCCGGCCCAAGCGCCGCTTGAAGGCACACGTCGCAGCAGTGCGTCACAATCTGTGCCATGCCATTCAAACGCACACGGTCACCGGaccgcgtgcgcaccgtgtcTCCGCCTAGTACGGCAGTAGTCGCATCGCGCATGCCGCCACACACGCAGCAAGGGATGCCGTGGTCGCCAAGCGCCACGAGCTTTTTGGGGGCATAGTATTGCCGCGCAAGCGATGTCTGCATCCAGCGCTGAAGAAAAGTCGTTTGGGGGTATACGTCCGCGCGCTCGGACGGTGCAAGTGGGCTGTGTAAGCAAGAAAACGTACCGCGCCCAATCCATCGTCCATAGATGCTCGCAGTCGCCTGCATGTAGGATCCAATATGGCTGGTGAAACGCGATGCGCGAAAGATCACGTAGACGTGTCGTACGCATTGTTCcgccgtacgtcgcctGAATTCCAGTCGCGGACGACTCCAGCAGGGCCCGCGCATAGCTCGTCTCGGACTCGACAGGCTGCATGCCATACAGCATGCCTTCGAGGAGCAGGCACGCGTCCGTCTGGAGCATGCCGCCGGTGTACTTGGGGTATTGAGCCTTGCTTCCTTGGTCATACGCGCCCGTCCAGTTCCCTCCATGTACCAAAGACTCACTTCCTTCTTCGTTGACACGCTCAGGGATATCGCCGTTGCGACAGACAATTTCGCGGACGAGGTCCTCCAGCGTATGTTCACACGTAATTTCCAGGCGCTGGGCGAGGACAAGCTCGCCGTCCATGTCGtccgtcgtcggcgtctcGTATGCGCCCTCCATCGAAGAGTTCGgcccggcgaggccgcgcgtCTTGCGCGTGAGTGCGACGCCCCGCCGAGAGTACACCGAGACTTGGACAATGAGGGGCCGCGCTTCGGCGGTCAGCGACGCTACTCCTTTATTCATGCGGCGGGGCTGCGTCAGATATGATGCGTACCTTGGCTCCCATCGCATCCTGGTCGTGCACGGGAATGACGCGCGCATACAGAGGGAGATGGTCATACCTAGGTcagtcgctcgacgtaCTCTTGGAAGCGAAAGGCTGGCGGGCCAAGCGTGCCGAGTCGGTTGCGCAGTTGTACATCTCGCTCTGCAGCAGCCATTGTCGTTCCTGATGCTCGCTCCATCCACCACGCAtccaccgcctcgaccagTTCCTTGTTGGGAAGTTcgcaccgcgacgcagcggcAGCACACCGTTGCTGTACGCTATGGATCGCCTGCGGATCCAGCCCAATCGAGTACGACGGCTCGGAAGGGACAGAACCACACTGCGCAGCTAACTCCGCAAATGATACATCCTCCGACGGAGGCGCTAGGTCCACTCGAGCCGCACTCATCCCCCGCAGTCGTGTCAAAAAGCGGCGTCACTACCTCCACATTTGAGGCGCCGTCCAAGAGcgccggagcgccgcaatgGTGCGGGGCGGCGTCAGCGCGCTAGCAGAGCGTCAAGAGCATCATTGCGCCAGTTCTGAGGGACGCTTTTCCCTCCCTCTATACTATGTAGCACGTAATACCAGTTACGTGTATCTATACGTACACGCCCACAGCGTTAAagagggcgacgacgccAGCGCCCGCAAACAGGCTACCCACGAGACCCACAACGTTCTTGCTCAGCGAGAGTTTGCCTCCCGGGAGCCTACTGTAAGTATGCGAGACGTACATCGTAAAGTAAAAGGCAAGCACAAAGGCCATGCCGAGGCACACCGCCGCGATCGGCGCCATCGCGTCGACCGGGACAAGCGGCCGCAGATCCGGTGCGGAACGGAAAGCGTCCTGAATAAGTTTGATTGCACTCACCTGCACTGCTTGGTACGCAGAGAGGTCAGCTGCCATTGCGGTTCGGAGCAACCGTGCGACGTGACCGTCGCGCGGTCTTGAATCTCGGCCGAGTAATTAGTACCGGTAGGGCCGACATCAGGCGATTTGACAGGTACGCCGCACCCAGGGTCTTCCCTGATGAAGTCTGTGGCGGCTCTGGTGAACAAAGGCTTCCGCCGCGTAGAACGCGCTACGGAGGCAGTCATTGGAAAAGTCGGGCCGTTTTTCGTTGCGATATAcattgcgctcgtcgcaaCGGGCGTATGGCTCTTTTGTACGTCGCGTCTACTGACCCAGTCGCCGCCATCTTTCCGACCATCGTATCGCTGCCGAGCCCACTGAAAAGGCTCTTTTCCATTAACTCCCCAGTCCATGTGCTGCTGGGTCTGCCCATGGCGTTGTTGGACAGCTTCCGCCAACAGCCCCGCGCGACGTTCCGGTGCGTGTGGGTGAGTCTGAGCTGCCTCTACCTAGCCTACATGATGGGTTGGTCCTATTATATGGCATGTATGGAGCCGCCGGGCTCTGCGTCGCACGGCCTGTCGGACTCgctgggcgagcgccgcagggGGCCCGGGAGTGGGATCTGGTGGCAACAAAGTCGAGAGCGTGTCGCCAGTGCGGCCTTCCTTAGCGCGAatgtcgccgacgaggacgcggagGGCGACACTTCGCTGCCATACTCGCAGTCCAGCTCGTTCCGTGTTTcggcggccaaggccgtGCCGATCAAGAGCGGCCACTCGGAACTTCACGATCGGCATGTAGACCTTGCCACGACCTTCCGGTTCTGCAAAAAGTGTCCCCAGGTGACGCTTACCGAGGCTATGCTTCGTCTTCCGCCCGAACTGCGGCTCGTGGAAAAAAGGAACCGCCGCCACCATCTCTTGCAGGCCaagcagcaggccgccAACGACGATGCACAGTCGGAACGCATCCACAGCATGGAGTCGACTTTGCCTCCTGAGCTCTTCACCGAGAACGACGACGAAGGTGAGACGGAGATTCGTGCGTGGCTGGGTGATGATGCACAAAATATGGTACGCCCGCCGAAGCCGGAACGGACACACCACTGCAAAGCATGCAAAATGTGCGTGCTGAAATACGATCACCACTGTCCTTGGATCAACCAGTGCGTGGGCATCGGAAACGAGCGCTACTTTATCCTTTTTATGCTGTGGTTCGCACTTGGAACGTGCGTCCTGGGCGTGGCGGGCTGGCCGCTGATGAAAAAGGCGCTCTGGGGCAAGGAGCCGTGGAATTTCCGCTTCGCTCCGCGCATCCTCTTCATCATGATCTATGCCAAGGCGGTCGTGATGGGCGCTGTCGTTTTCGTCTTAGCACTGTGGCACTTGTACCTCGTATCCCAAGGTGAGACGAGTGTTGAGAGCCAGGACAACTCGCACTACAGAGCGATGGCCAAAGAGCGTAATGATCGCTTCGTTAATGTCTACGACATGGGATTCATTCGAAACTTGCAAATCTTTTTCAATGTCGGGCCTGGCATGAATTACAGATACTATACCCTCCTCCTTCCTCTTCGCATCGAACCCTACTCGGATGGCTGGCACTGGGCCAAAGGCTCGGGACTTGCCGGTCATCACATGGGCATCAAAACCGAGGAAGAATTTACCGATGATGACGGCGCCTAGCGGTTACGCCTCGTTCCAGGATTTTGTAGATGATATCCTCTATCAAGCTAAGAACCTTTAAAGCGGTAATAATGCTGCGGCGACGTGTCGTACAGCACAGACATGGAAGCATAACCATTCGATGACTTGGGGGCTGATGACGGGTATAGTAGACATGTAGGCGACATTGACTTAATCCTAAGTGTACAATCGGCATCCTCACGATCCGGATGCCATTGCTCATTTGTGCCCCGAGTGAAGGGGTATTAGGTGTGGACTGGTCTTACACTTGCAGCTTCTTTTCACTCGTGGGGCTTCCACCACCAAAGCGTGCATCATTCACATGCTCATACTTCTGGTTGTCGATAATCAGGTCATCATGGGCGTTAGAAgctccgtgcgcagccTCAATGTCGTGGCCCTCGCGCTGGGCAATGGCCTCTTCGGCATTTGTCGCGTCCACTTCGTCGTCGATGCTGAGTTCATcaccgcgacgctccaCACCAAAGATGATAAGCACAGTGAGATAGCCAACGACACAGGCAAGCAGGATGGCACTAACAGTGGCCGTGTCGGCAATCGTCTTGCCAGGGTGCTTGGGGTCGGCAATGCGGATGTTCTCACCACcgcgcgtctcgatcgTAGACGCAGCCGAACTGGCCATGTTACCAAGCTGGTACGCCAAGCCGGGGAACGTGGCACGGAACGCAGCAGGCGAGATCTCGCTCAGGTACACGGGAATAACACCCCATGCACCCTGGACACCGACCTGGACAAAGAAGCCACCTGCCGCAAGGCCACTGAACGAGTTGGGCAGAATCCACGCGGGGATCATGCAGCCGGCAAAAATCACAAAGAGGAGCATCGCCAGACGGCGCCCAATGTACTGCGAAAGGTAACCCGCAATCATTCCACCAGTAATCGCTCCACAGTTCGAAATGATCGTGGCAATCGACGACTGGTTGGCGGTCAGCATCTTGGCCTTCTGCAGCATCGTGGGGTACAGGTCTTGCGACGAGTGACTGAAGAAGTTGAAGCCAGTCATGAGCAGGATCGCGTAGATGCACATCGGCCAGTGGACTTTGAGCATCTTGCCCGTTTCAACAAAGAATTGCTTCATGGGGTTCTTGGACACGGGACGGAGACTGCGCAAGCGCTTCTGTTCCACAAACTTGGGCGATTCTGGGAGAAGAGCACGAACAATGGCAGCGAGGAGCGAGAGACCAGCACCAAGGTAGAAAAGCACCTCCCACTCGCCCCTGCCATTGCGTGCCTTGTTGGCCCAGCCGAGGTTCACGGCAGCAGCAATCAGATAGCCCATGGCGTACCCTTGCTGAAGAATACCCGAGAACAAACCACGCGCGGCCGTAGGCATGTTTTCCAGAGAAGTTGCAGTCGACATACCCCAGATACCACCCATACCAATACCAAAGATGGAGCGGACGGCCAAGAACTTGGAGTACGTGTCACAGTAAGCGGTACCGAGCGAAAGCGCAGCGACAATAACCATGTTGGCAGACAGCGTCCAGCGACGGCCACAGCGGTCGGCAATCAGGCCAAAGATCACAGCTCCGAGCGAACGGAAGAGGAGCGTAAGCATGATTGCGTAGTTGACCTTCTTTACGGCATCGTCTTGATTCTCCGTAGGGAAGTACATCACGGCAAGTTTGGACACACTCATCGACACCGAGAAGAAGTCGTACGAGTCCATAATCCAGCAAAAGAGACCACACAAGAACCAAGCCCACTGCATAGTGTTGAGCATGACAAAAATCTTGAGGGGGTTAACCGGAGCGCCACCACGGAGACGTTCGCGCTCCGCCTTGTCAGGCAGGCGGAAGAGTCCATGAGTAGGGTCGCGGCCAATAGACGATTTGCAAAAGGTGCTCATAGTATAGGAGGGCACCAAAGGGGCCGCACTGAATCAATGCGGGGTGCTTTGATCCGAGAAAAACTTTCCCAATATATACCTCTGGTATCCGGACATTGTCTTTCCTTTTTTTCCCAGAATAGTTCGGCGCGTTGGCGCGGGGTCGAATGCAACCATAAACCTCCGGCATGCGGGGTAGGTTTGTTAATGTGGGGCAATGCAGAATTCTGCGCCCTATTTGTTGAAAATATAGATCGGGCCAATAACAATATTCCGCGAATGAAAATAATAATACTTTCCACTTGGATCTGCAGGCCGCCGTCACGCGTGTCTATTGCAACCAATCTTATCAATGGCGCCGCTTTCATTTGGGGAGGATCAGGTGGTGTAATGGGCGCAGGCAGATTTGCGGAGGCGCTGTGTACAGTATATTGCCATGCAGGGGCTGCCATCGGAGTCCGTGACAGCGTGCAATGAAAAGTGGGCGCAACGGCGTGGCATTGCATGTGCCCTTCAGTCCTCCACACCACATTACacagcgcggccgccgggcggTGAGCGCGTGGAATGTTGGGAAGATATTTTAGCCCAGATGTTCGTATGACAGTCCTTAAAGTGGGATGAACTTTTTTCGGTCTTGGCAGGGATTATTCTCATCCCATGACCGAGTCGTAGGAGATAGCGGGCGCGTCTGCCATGTATACACGCCTCCATTCCCACCTCCACCGTCGTCATGGCGTCGCGGCCCTCGTGGGACTATATCCTAAAATTCATCATTATTGGCGATGCGTCCGTAGGCAAATCTTCCTTGTTGGTGCGCCTTACGGAGGATCGTTTTTTGGTTGACTCTGATGCAACGATCGGTATTGAATTTGGCTCTCATATAATCACGCTTGACTCGGGTGAGCGTCTCAAGCTCCAAGTCTGGGACACAGCCGGCAGCGAGCAGTTCCGCAGTGTATGTGCTGGTGCTAACCCAGATTACGCGCTCGTACTATAAAGGAGCGGCAGGGTGCTTGCTTGTCTATGACGTGACGGAGCGCGATACATTTGAGCATCTGCCTACGTGGCTGCACGACGTGCGTGAGCAGGCCGAAGAGAATGCGACAATTGCACTCGTCGGCAACATGGCCGATCGCCCCGATAcacagcgcgtcgtgaCGCACGATGAAGCGGCAGCCTTTGCGCAAGAGAACAAGTACGTCCTGTGGCTAACGCAGTCTCCTCTTTTTCGAAACGAGTGCCAAGACCGGCGAGAACGTCGCCCAAGTCTTCCATGCTGTGGCAAGCGCGATTCTTGCGCGATACAAGGCTGACCCCcccgagcggcgtcgcgaggcgACCGTCAACCCGACGCAGTCACAAGAGTCGACGGCGTGTTGCTCGGTGATGTGAGTGTACAAATGTAGTCTAGATAAAAGTACAAAGCTATGCAGCAGCagtcggcgcctcggcggcctcgggcgcggcgcgccagtCGCCACCACTCTTGCCCTCGCGCCAgttgcgcggcggcgccgggggaGCCGGCAGCTGATTGCgtgccgcctcggcctcctgcgcggcgaggcgttCCTTCCAGCCGAGGCGCATAAAGCTCTCCTTGGCATACTTTTCGCGTCTCCGCTCGCGGTTTTCCACCTggagctcgtgctgcaactcgcgcaggagctcgggAGTGGGGTGACGAAGGTGCATAAAGTTGCACAAACCGCCGCGGTTGCATTCGTTGGTCTCGTTTTGGCGGCAACACGCCTCGCGGAAGTCGCTCACCGGAGAGAGCTCCGCAAAGATCGGCCGGCTGTTGAACCAGCGGCGGttgagcgcgtcgatcgcgtGCTGTGCGTCGTCCTCCGACTCGTAGCGTGCGTAGACATTGCCGATGAGGTGGTCGCCGACGTTGTCACACACGTGcatctcgacgagctcacCCAGCTTGCTCAGCTCAATGAACACGTCCTGGTAAAAGTCGTCAAACTCCGcctggagctcggcgtcggtcaGCTGGCAGTTGGGGTTGAGGTGGCGGGGGTTTTGGTAGACGTTCGACAAGAGGATCGTCCGCGACGAAGTCGGCTCGACGTGCCGGCGCGAGCACCGCTCCCCGTGACGACATGCGCCGATTTTGAAGTAGAACGAGCAGTTCACCTTGTCCTGCTCCGTCCCAAAGTTGT
This window of the Malassezia japonica chromosome 4, complete sequence genome carries:
- a CDS encoding uncharacterized protein (TransMembrane:11 (i49-73o93-115i122-141o147-167i179-204o216-235i275-293o313-334i341-359o365-388i442-464o); EggNog:ENOG503NXDP; COG:E; COG:G; COG:P), producing the protein MSTFCKSSIGRDPTHGLFRLPDKAERERLRGGAPVNPLKIFVMLNTMQWAWFLCGLFCWIMDSYDFFSVSMSVSKLAVMYFPTENQDDAVKKVNYAIMLTLLFRSLGAVIFGLIADRCGRRWTLSANMVIVAALSLGTAYCDTYSKFLAVRSIFGIGMGGIWGMSTATSLENMPTAARGLFSGILQQGYAMGYLIAAAVNLGWANKARNGRGEWEVLFYLGAGLSLLAAIVRALLPESPKFVEQKRLRSLRPVSKNPMKQFFVETGKMLKVHWPMCIYAILLMTGFNFFSHSSQDLYPTMLQKAKMLTANQSSIATIISNCGAITGGMIAGYLSQYIGRRLAMLLFVIFAGCMIPAWILPNSFSGLAAGGFFVQVGVQGAWGVIPVYLSEISPAAFRATFPGLAYQLGNMASSAASTIETRGGENIRIADPKHPGKTIADTATVSAILLACVVGYLTVLIIFGVERRGDELSIDDEVDATNAEEAIAQREGHDIEAAHGASNAHDDLIIDNQKYEHVNDARFGGGSPTSEKKLQV
- a CDS encoding uncharacterized protein (EggNog:ENOG503NUI2; COG:A), which encodes MSNNFGTEQDKVNCSFYFKIGACRHGERCSRRHVEPTSSRTILLSNVYQNPRHLNPNCQLTDAELQAEFDDFYQDVFIELSKLGELVEMHVCDNVGDHLIGNVYARYESEDDAQHAIDALNRRWFNSRPIFAELSPVSDFREACCRQNETNECNRGGLCNFMHLRHPTPELLRELQHELQVENRERRREKYAKESFMRLGWKERLAAQEAEAARNQLPAPPAPPRNWREGKSGGDWRAAPEAAEAPTAAA
- a CDS encoding uncharacterized protein (TransMembrane:2 (o37-58i70-93o); EggNog:ENOG503P920; COG:S) — its product is MAADLSAYQAVQVSAIKLIQDAFRSAPDLRPLVPVDAMAPIAAVCLGMAFVLAFYFTMLPGGKLSLSKNVVGLVGSLFAGAGVVALFNAVGVYV
- a CDS encoding protein S-acyltransferase (TransMembrane:3 (i17-36o225-245i266-291o); COG:I; EggNog:ENOG503P2ZM); translation: MALLDSFRQQPRATFRCVWVSLSCLYLAYMMGWSYYMACMEPPGSASHGLSDSLGERRRGPGSGIWWQQSRERVASAAFLSANVADEDAEGDTSLPYSQSSSFRVSAAKAVPIKSGHSELHDRHVDLATTFRFCKKCPQVTLTEAMLRLPPELRLVEKRNRRHHLLQAKQQAANDDAQSERIHSMESTLPPELFTENDDEGETEIRAWLGDDAQNMCVGIGNERYFILFMLWFALGTCVLGVAGWPLMKKALWGKEPWNFRFAPRILFIMIYAKAVVMGAVVFVLALWHLYLVSQGETSVESQDNSHYRAMAKERNDRFVNVYDMGFIRNLQIFFNVGPGMNYRYYTLLLPLRIEPYSDGWHWAKGSGLAGHHMGIKTEEEFTDDDGA
- a CDS encoding uncharacterized protein (EggNog:ENOG503NZ4I; COG:U), giving the protein MASRPSWDYILKFIIIGDASVGKSSLLVRLTEDRFLVDSDATIGIEFGSHIITLDSGERLKLQVWDTAGSEQFRSITRSYYKGAAGCLLVYDVTERDTFEHLPTWLHDVREQAEENATIALVGNMADRPDTQRVVTHDEAAAFAQENNLLFFETSAKTGENVAQVFHAVASAILARYKADPPERRREATVNPTQSQESTACCSVM
- a CDS encoding uncharacterized protein (TransMembrane:14 (i21-44o64-82i94-117o123-140i152-173o185-207i219-238o250-268i288-307o327-345i352-370o376-401i422-442o454-473i); EggNog:ENOG503NWTD; COG:U) codes for the protein MADERREVAEQEPAEAPIQNVFHSLAYCLVVSFAQMFSVGGLGIAAFTARDVAQAINASQSDTVWFMAAYSLTGGVFVLIAGSIGDVIGPKYTLVLGWFFTAIWTLVSGFATSPIMFDVMRGLAGIGNALMIPCAIALLARAYPPGSAWKNFSFALLGFFAPAGFVVGGSIGAGMTHAVSWKWGYWLYAIVCFAFGVATFVIVPHRLGKRLPNASLRNFDYVGSFLGVAGLLLFAFAWNQAALVGWETPYTYVLLILGILALAGFVVWEKRVKEPVLPPDMWTRPGFAPVIVTLFFGWMSFGVFLYFAPEFIMTFRDVTPLNTAGEAAPLVIGGLIATMTVAATVDHVKVQYFFILSGFAFIFGNVMFAAMPPHQIYWAMAFPAFALTSFGPDLSFTAASITISNTVMPHEQGKGGSMVNTMVLYSAGLGMGIAGTIERYVLERHNDQHLAFRSAFIFALGIATIALILGVTIRDRRFPPKDAPEKSASFEQP